A single Deltaproteobacteria bacterium DNA region contains:
- a CDS encoding UDP-N-acetylmuramoyl-L-alanyl-D-glutamate--2,6-diaminopimelate ligase, whose protein sequence is MELKKLLQGIKYKKAVFIDGAKQIGYIRYNSKRVKKGDIFVAIKGFRNDGNTFVPEALKNGAEVIVTENCYRCNFPCIEVEDARVSLSHLSANYFSHPSKKLNIVGITGTNGKTTTSFLVASMFKQIAKTGIVGTTGYFYDGIKEEAFVTTPESLDLQRLFYDMSERGVSYVSLEVSAHGITLRRLQDVDFKVKVFTNVSQDHLDFYKSLENYAKAKISFFDKETKAVVNTDDRWGREIAKRTHIISYGFDKLCDIHPISFVSNIHGIKADIFTPDGKIFVNSPLIGEYNLYNIMACIGVGLCMDIDFATIVRGISDLNGVSGRMEHLFSRGVNFFIDYAHTPNALSNALSALKKIKKNRLIVVFGAGGNRDKKKRPLMGKAASDLSDLIVLTSDNPRSEDPQAIIDDIMYGIKDKEKVIVESDRKNAIKIAVDTAREGDIVLIAGKGHETYQIIGEKKNPFDDREKLKEILYDRL, encoded by the coding sequence CTTTGTTGCTATAAAGGGTTTTAGAAATGATGGAAATACATTTGTTCCTGAGGCTTTAAAAAATGGGGCTGAGGTAATCGTTACGGAAAACTGCTACAGGTGTAATTTTCCTTGTATAGAGGTGGAAGATGCACGGGTAAGTCTATCTCATCTTTCTGCAAACTATTTTTCCCATCCTTCAAAGAAGTTAAATATTGTAGGCATTACCGGCACAAATGGCAAAACGACAACGAGTTTTTTGGTAGCCTCTATGTTTAAACAAATAGCTAAAACAGGCATCGTGGGCACAACAGGGTATTTTTATGATGGGATAAAGGAAGAAGCATTTGTGACTACGCCGGAATCTTTAGATTTGCAGAGATTATTCTATGACATGAGTGAGAGGGGAGTGAGTTATGTTTCCCTGGAAGTCTCCGCGCACGGGATAACACTTCGCAGGTTGCAGGATGTAGATTTTAAAGTAAAGGTATTTACCAATGTTTCTCAAGATCACTTAGATTTTTATAAATCTCTGGAAAACTATGCAAAGGCAAAAATTTCCTTTTTTGATAAAGAGACAAAGGCAGTAGTAAATACGGATGATAGATGGGGAAGAGAAATAGCAAAAAGGACACATATTATAAGCTATGGTTTTGATAAACTATGCGATATACATCCTATTTCTTTTGTATCTAATATTCATGGCATTAAGGCAGATATTTTTACTCCTGATGGGAAAATCTTTGTGAACAGTCCATTAATTGGAGAGTATAATCTGTATAATATAATGGCGTGCATCGGCGTGGGTTTGTGTATGGACATAGATTTTGCTACAATAGTTAGGGGTATTTCTGATTTAAATGGTGTTTCAGGAAGGATGGAACACCTCTTTTCAAGGGGTGTGAATTTTTTTATTGATTACGCTCATACGCCGAATGCTTTAAGCAATGCCTTGTCTGCATTAAAAAAAATAAAGAAAAATAGACTGATCGTTGTTTTTGGTGCAGGAGGAAATAGAGACAAGAAAAAAAGACCTTTGATGGGAAAGGCTGCATCTGATCTTTCCGATCTGATTGTTCTCACCTCTGACAATCCGCGCAGCGAAGATCCGCAGGCGATTATTGATGATATAATGTATGGGATAAAGGATAAAGAAAAGGTCATAGTGGAATCGGATAGAAAAAATGCAATAAAAATAGCCGTAGATACGGCAAGAGAGGGGGATATTGTCCTTATTGCAGGCAAGGGTCATGAAACATATCAGATTATCGGGGAAAAGAAAAATCCCTTTGACGATAGGGAAAAATTGAAGGAAATTTTATATGACCGTCTCTGA
- a CDS encoding UDP-N-acetylmuramoyl-tripeptide--D-alanyl-D-alanine ligase, which yields MTVSEIARIVNGKMLNIEDDLLIKEIKIDSRNVGAGDLFIALKGKYKDGHDFIPQAIEKGVRAVISEKPIDDNTPCIVVESSQIALMKLANFHRIRFNIPIIAVCGSAGKTTTKELIYSILKYHLGNVHRNFLNENNIIGVCKTLLRLKDCHKALVIELGSNAPGEIEMLSRIVRPTHAVITNIKGVHLEGFGNIDGVAKEKLSVLNLLGSEDVFVWNVDDNDMARYIANNPMNFKGNIVSFGTKDADFMLLSVKDSTILVKHKAWGIKEFTLPLKGSFNAMNALAAIAAASCVCQLSPCLVQKAFSSFNKLPLRMEEKILHNTKFYLDCYNSNPDAVKAAIDSICDMEKEFIVVLGDMMELGRKKALVYQEMGSYLAQKDNIRFFIGFGDNMRYTVEKFRTYKDNALFFSKLEEVAKFLITRNRTQMPVFVKGSRVMRMEKIVEMMG from the coding sequence ATGACCGTCTCTGAGATTGCCAGAATAGTAAATGGCAAGATGTTAAATATAGAAGACGATTTGCTTATAAAAGAGATAAAGATTGATTCGCGTAATGTGGGGGCAGGTGACTTATTTATTGCTTTAAAAGGAAAATATAAAGATGGACACGATTTTATTCCCCAGGCCATAGAAAAAGGGGTAAGAGCGGTAATTTCTGAAAAGCCCATAGATGATAATACACCCTGTATAGTTGTAGAAAGTTCACAGATTGCTTTAATGAAACTGGCTAATTTTCATAGAATTCGGTTCAACATTCCCATAATAGCTGTTTGCGGTAGTGCAGGCAAAACCACGACAAAGGAACTTATCTATTCTATCTTGAAATATCACCTCGGTAATGTGCACAGGAATTTTCTCAATGAAAACAATATTATCGGTGTATGTAAAACATTGTTGAGATTAAAAGACTGTCATAAAGCATTGGTGATAGAGCTGGGCAGCAATGCACCTGGCGAAATTGAGATGCTTTCTCGTATTGTGAGACCCACTCATGCAGTAATCACTAATATTAAAGGGGTGCACTTAGAAGGTTTTGGCAATATAGATGGTGTAGCAAAAGAAAAACTTTCTGTTTTAAACTTACTTGGAAGTGAGGATGTATTTGTATGGAATGTTGATGATAATGATATGGCTCGGTATATAGCAAATAATCCTATGAATTTTAAAGGGAATATAGTAAGTTTTGGCACGAAGGATGCAGATTTTATGCTCCTCTCTGTGAAAGATTCAACTATTTTGGTAAAACATAAGGCATGGGGCATAAAGGAATTTACTCTTCCCTTAAAAGGTTCTTTTAATGCGATGAATGCACTTGCAGCCATCGCTGCTGCATCCTGTGTATGTCAGTTGTCCCCTTGTTTGGTGCAGAAGGCTTTTTCTTCCTTTAATAAATTACCACTAAGGATGGAAGAGAAGATATTGCATAATACAAAATTTTATTTAGATTGTTATAACTCAAACCCTGATGCGGTAAAGGCTGCGATTGATTCTATCTGTGATATGGAAAAAGAATTTATTGTAGTTTTAGGGGATATGATGGAATTGGGAAGAAAAAAAGCTTTAGTCTATCAAGAAATGGGTAGTTATCTGGCTCAAAAAGACAATATTCGTTTCTTTATAGGGTTTGGTGACAATATGAGATATACGGTAGAGAAGTTTAGAACATACAAGGATAATGCATTGTTTTTTAGCAAACTGGAAGAGGTTGCTAAATTTCTAATTACAAGGAATAGGACTCAGATGCCTGTTTTTGTGAAGGGTTCACGAGTAATGCGTATGGAAAAAATAGTAGAAATGATGGGTTAG